A window from Dethiosulfovibrio russensis encodes these proteins:
- the dapF gene encoding diaminopimelate epimerase — translation MIPLNFWKMNGNGNDFVVIDRDGMAYGQLVDLTRRVCRRRRSIGADGVLVVEPSDNSDFRMRVFNSDGSEGEMCGNGARCIARYAFERGIAPFEMSFETIAGIMKARVEGSFVNLDMGEVDLEKGWFGRKVPMDGGEVEADFLIVGVPHLVIYLEDPEKVDREDLIRWGRALREDRGLFPEGTNVNFVGPVDRRSLKVWTYERGVEDLTDSCGTGSCASAVAAVRRLDLESPVTVYNPGGVNIVTANFREDLCDIVLGGETAVVAKGTIEEEA, via the coding sequence GTGATCCCGTTGAATTTCTGGAAGATGAACGGCAACGGGAACGATTTCGTGGTGATCGACAGGGACGGCATGGCCTACGGACAGCTGGTGGACCTGACCAGACGGGTCTGTCGTAGAAGGAGATCCATAGGAGCCGACGGGGTCTTGGTGGTTGAGCCGTCGGATAACAGCGATTTTAGGATGAGGGTGTTCAACTCGGACGGTTCGGAGGGCGAGATGTGCGGCAACGGTGCCCGCTGCATAGCCCGTTACGCCTTCGAGAGAGGGATAGCTCCTTTCGAGATGTCTTTCGAGACGATCGCAGGGATAATGAAGGCCAGAGTCGAGGGCAGCTTCGTCAACCTGGATATGGGCGAGGTCGATCTGGAAAAGGGATGGTTTGGTCGAAAGGTGCCTATGGATGGAGGAGAGGTGGAGGCGGATTTCCTGATCGTAGGGGTGCCTCACCTGGTGATCTATCTGGAGGACCCGGAAAAGGTCGACCGAGAGGACCTGATCCGATGGGGTAGGGCTCTCCGGGAGGATCGGGGGCTTTTCCCCGAGGGAACCAACGTGAACTTCGTCGGCCCTGTGGACCGGCGGTCTCTTAAGGTGTGGACCTACGAGAGAGGGGTGGAGGACCTGACCGATTCCTGCGGCACCGGTTCCTGCGCCTCTGCGGTGGCGGCGGTAAGACGGCTGGACCTGGAGTCGCCCGTGACGGTCTACAACCCCGGAGGGGTCAACATAGTGACGGCCAACTTCAGGGAGGATCTCTGCGATATAGTGCTGGGAGGCGAGACGGCCGTCGTCGCCAAGGGGACAATAGAGGAGGAGGCCTAG